The Halobellus sp. MBLA0158 genome has a window encoding:
- a CDS encoding phosphomannomutase translates to MDLFGTAGIRGSAEERVTPELALAVGRAVGTDVTGTEPDGGAANDTPTVVVGRDGRTTGPALAAAAEAGLESAGVDVRRAGVVPTPALAYASRGRRGVMLTASHNPPTDNGIKVFVDGEEYDRDLEQAIEARVAGEQRPATWDAWGDSAEETVLPDYREAVVAYAREYGADADGLDVAVDCGNGMGALGTPGVLRELSARVVTLNGQVDGHFPGRESKPTPESLADLRAFVRDGDFDFGIGHDGDADRIVIVDGDGEVVHEDTVVAILAERFTEAADADDPVVVTTPNASGRIDERVRAAGGRVERVRLGALHEGIATARAGGGDVVFAAEPWKHIHPEHGGWIDGVASAAVLTRLVAESGLDGLRAPVTERPYRKVSVPCPDERKAEAMARLESSLPEAFPDADVDTEYGVRLEFADASWTLVRPSGTEPYVRVYAEADDVDALVDEVTTVVEAAVEDAD, encoded by the coding sequence ATGGACCTTTTCGGGACGGCTGGGATCCGCGGGTCGGCCGAAGAGCGGGTGACGCCCGAACTCGCGCTCGCGGTGGGTCGCGCCGTCGGCACCGACGTCACCGGGACCGAACCGGACGGGGGAGCGGCGAACGACACGCCGACCGTCGTCGTGGGACGGGACGGGCGAACGACGGGCCCGGCCCTGGCGGCCGCGGCCGAAGCGGGGCTCGAATCCGCCGGCGTCGACGTCCGCCGGGCGGGCGTGGTCCCGACGCCGGCGCTCGCGTACGCCTCGCGGGGCCGCCGCGGCGTGATGCTCACGGCGTCGCACAACCCCCCGACGGACAACGGCATCAAGGTGTTCGTCGACGGCGAGGAGTACGACAGGGACCTCGAACAGGCGATCGAGGCGCGCGTCGCGGGCGAGCAGCGGCCCGCCACGTGGGACGCCTGGGGCGACTCCGCCGAGGAGACGGTGCTCCCGGACTACCGGGAGGCGGTCGTCGCCTACGCCCGCGAGTACGGCGCCGACGCCGACGGCCTCGACGTCGCGGTCGACTGCGGCAACGGGATGGGCGCGCTCGGGACGCCGGGCGTCCTCCGGGAGCTCAGCGCGCGCGTCGTCACCCTCAACGGCCAGGTCGACGGCCACTTCCCCGGCCGGGAGTCGAAGCCGACCCCCGAGTCCCTCGCGGACCTCCGGGCGTTCGTCCGCGACGGCGACTTCGACTTCGGGATCGGCCACGACGGCGACGCCGACCGGATCGTGATCGTCGACGGCGATGGCGAGGTCGTTCACGAGGACACCGTCGTGGCGATCTTAGCCGAGCGCTTCACCGAGGCGGCCGACGCCGACGACCCCGTGGTCGTGACGACGCCGAACGCCTCGGGGCGGATCGACGAGCGGGTCCGCGCGGCCGGCGGCCGCGTCGAGCGGGTCCGGCTCGGCGCGCTCCACGAGGGCATCGCGACCGCCCGCGCCGGCGGCGGGGACGTGGTCTTCGCGGCCGAGCCCTGGAAGCACATCCACCCCGAACACGGCGGCTGGATCGACGGCGTCGCCTCGGCGGCCGTCCTGACGCGACTCGTCGCCGAGTCGGGGCTCGACGGCCTCCGCGCGCCGGTCACGGAGCGTCCCTACCGGAAAGTGAGCGTCCCGTGTCCCGACGAGCGGAAAGCCGAGGCGATGGCCCGCCTGGAGTCGTCGCTTCCGGAGGCCTTCCCCGACGCCGACGTCGACACCGAGTACGGGGTCCGCCTGGAGTTCGCGGACGCGTCGTGGACGCTGGTCCGCCCCTCCGGGACGGAGCCGTACGTCCGCGTCTACGCGGAGGCCGACGACGTCGACGCCCTCGTCGACGAGGTGACGACCGTCGTCGAGGCCGCGGTCGAGGACGCAGACTGA